A stretch of DNA from Parvularcula bermudensis HTCC2503:
AATATCCACGCCCAATCTTAAGCCACCGTTCGGGTCTTGTTCACCCTGTCCGGCTCATCCTAAAGATCGATCATGGAGCGATGCGTCAGAATCATCGGGATCGATCCCGGTCTCCGCGCCACCGGCTGGGGCGTGATCGAGACGGAGGGAACCCGCCTGCGCTTCGTCGCGAGCGGGTTCATTCGGCCCGCGACAAAGACGGATTTGGCGCAACGCCTGTACCGATTAAGTTGTGAATTGGCCGCCGTTCTGGATAGCCACCGGCCGGATGAAGCCGCGGTCGAAGAGACCTTTGTGAACGCCGATCCACGATCCGCCCTCAAGCTCGGCCAGGCCCGGGGCATCTGCCTTGCAGGTCCAGCGGCCCTTGGTTGTCCGGTGGCGGAATATGCGCCGAACACCATAAAAAAGGCCGTGGTCGGGGTCGGGCATGCTGACAAGCGGCAGGTGGCCGCCATGGTCGCCCGTCTGTTGCCAAAGGCGGGCACCCCGGCGAACGATGAGGCCGACGCCCTGGCGATCGCGATATGCCATGCAAGCCACCGGGGCAGCTTCCAGGGCTGTGGCCAGCGGGTTGCCGTATGATCGCCGCTCTTCACGGTACGGTCAGCGTCTTGAGCGGCGAGAACGCCATCATCGATGTCAACGGTGTCGGCTATGAGGTGGCAGCGACCCCTCGGCTTCTCTCCTCCCTCGCCCAGGGACAGGAAGTGCGCTTGATCACCGAAACGCTTGTGGCCGAGACCTATATCCGACTGGTGGCCTTCCAAACGATTGAGGAGCGCCTCACCTTCCGCTTGCTGCAAACGGTTCAGGGCGTCGGCGCCAAGGCCGCCCTGGCGATCCTCTCCGCGCTGACCCCTGCTGATCTATTCGATGCGGTGGAGGCCGGGGACAAAGCCATGGTGGCGAGAGCCCAAGGGGTGGGCCCCAAACTCGCCCTACGGATCGTCACGGAACTAAAAGGGAAATGCGGCGGCATTGTCGGCGCCTTTCCCGCCGTCGCCTCACCAAGGGCGACGAGCGCGGCCGCCGTCGACAGTCCGGCAGAGGATGCCGTGGCCGCTCTTGTCGCCCTCGGTTTCGACCACGGCGCCGCGCGGCGAACCATCTCGACCCTTCCTGATCTCGAAACGTCCCGCACCGAGGATCTCATCACCGCCGGGCTGAAAACCCTTGCCGCCTCATGACGGAAGCCCGCTTAACCGACCCACAGCCGCAAGAGGACGACCAGGACCGCGCCCTGCGCCCGACGCGGCTCGCCGATTTTCAAGGGCAAGCACAGGTCAAGGCCAACCTGTCGATCTTCGTCAATGCTGCGCGTCAGCGGGGGGAGGCGATGGATCACGTCCTTCTCCACGGGCCGCCTGGCCTTGGAAAGACAACCCTTGCCCGCATCGTTGCCGAGGAATTGGGGGTCGGTTTTCGATCGACATCGGGGCCGGTCATTTCAAAGGCCGGCGATTTGGCGGCGATCCTGACCGGTCTTGACCCTCATGATGTCCTCTTTATCGACGAGATTCATCGATTGACCCCGACGGTTGAGGAAATTCTGTACCCGGCGATGGAAGATTTCCGGCTCGACATTTTGATCGGTGAAGGCCCCTCTGCACGATCGGTCACGATCGATCTGCCGCCCTTCACCCTGATTGGCGCCACCACCCGTTCCGGCCTGTTGGCAAAGCCGCTTCTCGATCGTTTCGGTATTCCTTTACGTCTTCAATTCTACACGGAAGAAGAATTGAAGGGCATTATTTTAAGGGGAGCCGATCGGCTCTCCACCCCCCTAACGACAGAGGGCGCGGGCGAGATCGCGCGACGATCACGCGGCACCCCGCGCGTCGCAGGCCGTCTTTTACGCCGTGTACGGGATGTTGCCACGGTGGAAGGGACGCTTCCCATCACTGAGGAGGTGGCAACTAAGGCGCTTCGTCGTCTCGATGTCGATCAGCTTGGCCTTGAAATGCTTGACCGACGCTATCTGGAAATCATCGTGACGCATTTCGGCGGCGGGCCGGTCGGGGTCGACACCCTTGCCGCCAGCCTTGCCGAAGCGCGAGACGCCGTTGAGGATGTGATCGAGCCCTTCCTTCTCCAGCAAGGGCTGATACAACGAACACCCCGCGGCCGAAAGGTGACCGACCGAGCCTATCGCCATCTTGGGCTCCCCCCACCCAGCGCCAAGGAGACGGACCCCGTCCTGATATGACCGATACCGGCAACAATTCGCTCAGTATTCGCATTTATTATGAGGACACCGATGCCGGCGGCATCGTCTATCACGCGAATTACCTGAAGTATTTCGAGCGCGGGCGCACTGAGGCTTTGCGCCGCGTTCACGGTGATATTTCCAATTTGGCCAGCGACCCCGCTTCGCCGATCCTGTTCGTCGTGGCGTCGATACAGGTTGACTTTAAGCGCCCTGGTCATCTCGATGATATAATCAGGATAAAAACCGATCTCGTCCACGCGAAAGGGGCTCGCTTGATCTTTGACCAGCGGGCCTATCGCGGGGATACCCTGCTGGTTCGCGCTGACGTCGTGGTCGCCGCCACCGACGGGACGGGGCGACCCTGTCGCCTCCCCGCCTCCCTCGCCGCTGCACTCCTGCCCAATGGATCAGCCGCCAATTAGGCGATAGAAGCGATCCTCCATCCGTGGGTCGGCCTTAAAGTCGCCGGTAAAGCTCCGCGTCACGCAGGAAATGTCATCCTTGTGAATTCCGCGGGTACTGATGCATTGATGTTCGGCATCAATAATCACCGCAACGCCCCTCGGCTGGAGGACACGATCAAGAGCGCCGGCAATCTGATTCGTCAACGTCTCCTGGCTTTGAAGACGCTTGCTATAGGCATCGACCACGCGCGCAATCTTTGACAGGCCAACAACCCGGTCACTAGGCAGATATCCAACATGGGCAGTGCCGATGATCGGTGCGACATGGTGCTCGCAATGGCTCTCCACCCGAATATTTCGTAAAAGGACAATGTCGTCATAGCCTTCGACTTCCTCGAACGTACGGGACAGAAACTCCTCGGGATCCTCACTGTAGCCTTTGAACCAATCGTCATAGGCGCCGATGAAACGCTTGGGCGTGTCGATCAATCCCTCTCGCTGCGGGTCCTCTCCGATATAGGAAAGAATGGTGCGCACAGCTTCTTCAGCATCGGCGCGGCTTGGTCGGTTAGCTTTCGTCACGGCGCATTCCTTTCAGTGCGGCAAGGGTGCCGATCATCTCAATGGCAACGCTGGCCGCCTCTGCCCCTTTATTGCCAAGTTTCGTTCCTGCCCGTTCGATGGCCTGGTCAATCGTATCGGTCGTCAGGACACCGAACGCGACGGGCACCCCCGTATCGGCCATCACGGACGCCACTCCCTTTGCGGCTTCGCCGGCGACAAACTCAAAATGCGGCGTCGCGCCTCTAATCACACAGCCCAAAGCGACAATGGCGTCGACGGCGCCGGTCTCGGCTAATTGCCGTACGGCGATGGGAAGTTCAAAAGCCCCAGGGACGGTGACGTGCAGGATATGATCATCGGCCACCCCTTGACGCTTCAAGGTCTCAATGGCGCCTTCCGTCAAATTACGGACAATGAAATCGTTCCAGGCCGTATCGACGATCGCGACGCGTCGATCCGTGCCCGTTGCGAGGGGATGAATACGCTTCACCATCACGCTGCCTCCACTTTCTTTGCCTTGCGATACGCCTTGATCGCTTCGACCGTCACCATGGGAATATCGTGCTTCGCGGCCACCTTCATCAAATCGTCGCGGCGCGCCATGGTACCGTCCTCGTTCATGACCTCGCAGATCACGCCGGCGGGGCGGCACCCGGCGATACGCGCCAGATCGACGCTCGCCTCTGTTTGACCGCCCCGGCCTAGCGTACCTTCAGGATGGGCGCGCAGGGGGAACATATGACCGGGACTGACGAGATCCTCAGGCGTAGATTTAGGGTCGCACAAAACCTCAATCGTCCGTGCACGGTCGGCAGCGGAAATGCCGGTCGTCACCCCTTCTCTCGCCTCCACCGACACGGTGAAAGCAGTGCCAAAGCCAGAGCGATTGTCCTTTTGCGGCACCATTAATTGAAGACCTAGACGATCGGCTATCGCCGGCTCGACGGCACAACAGATGAGACCCCGGCCGTGAATCGTACAGAAATTCACCGCATCGGCGTCGGCAAATTCGGCCGCGATCATCAGATCCCCTTCGTTTTCCCGTCCTTCATCGTCGCAGATGATGACGAAACGACCGGCCGCAACGGCCTTGGCAGCTTCTTCAACGGAGACAAAGCTCATGGTTATTTTCCTCCTTGCAGGAATTTTTCGGCATATTTTCCAAGAATATCCGTCTCGAGATTTACCGGATCGCCTTCACGCTTTTTGCCCAAGGTAACGAGGGGCTGGGTATGCGCGATCAGGGTCAGGGTGAAGCCGGCATCATCGACATCGATCACCGTCAGACTGGTGCCATCGACGGCAATATATCCTTTCGGTACGATATATTTGAGAAGCTCGGGGCCGCAGTCGATACGGATGAGAAGCGCGTCGCCGTCGGCCTTGACCGTGTGGATGCGCCCCGTCCCATCCACATGTCCTTGGACGTAGTGTCCCCCCATGCGCGAAACAGGCGTGAGCGATCGTTCAAGATTGAGCGGCGCCCCGAACGACAGCGCGCCCAGCGTCGTGCGCGAGAGGGTTTCCGGTGCAAGCCCAACCGTAAATTGACTTGGCGTAAAGGACGTAACGGACAGACACACCCCTTCGACGGCAATGGAGTCACCAAAGGCAACGCCCTCAAGGACTTTTGCCGCCTCAATGGTCAAGGTGGCGCCGCCCTCCGTCATCGATCTGTCGAGCAGCGTCCCCATTTCTTCGATCAGTCCCGTGAACATCAGCTTTCGCTCCCTCTCGGCACTCGGCCACGAATCAGAAAATCGGGTCCGGCCATCTCGATACTGACATCGGTCAGCGCCATCGCCTCGCCGATCCTGGAAGGCCCGTGGCCATCGACAGCGCATTGCCCACCCCCGAGAATTTTTGGCGCAAGAAAAGCCCACACTTCGTCAATCAGACCCGCATCTGCAAAGCTGCCTAGGAGGCGCCCCCCGCCCTCAACCATGATCGACAAGCAGCCAAAATCAGCGCGCAAGCAATGAAGGGCACTTCGGAGACACAGACCCTCATTTTCCCTCTGCACACTGATGATATGTGCGCCGCTTTCCTTTAGTGCAGACTTTGCCGCCCCCGGCGCGTCCTCCGCCGTGATCAATAAAACCGGACCGGGAGAGCTGAGACATGCCGCATGGGGAGGGGTTCGAGCCTGACTGTCGAAAATAACCTTGAGTGTCTCGGCAGCCGCTCGTCCCTCAGGTCGGGGGTTCAGGGCTGGATTATCCGCCAATACGGTTCCCACTCCAACGACAATGGCCCCGCTTCTCTGGCGCAGATCATGACTTCGTGCCCGCGCGGCGGGCCCGGTGATCCATTGACTGTCCCCGCCCCTGGTCGCCACCCGCCCGTCAAGGGTCGCGGCGAATTTCGCCGCCACCCAAGGGCGATCGGCGGTCAGGCTAAAGCGCCAGGCATCGGTCAGGCGGCTTGCCGCCAAGGTGGGATGGGCGCGGACAGCTATGCCGGCGGCTTGCAGCGTTTCCCGCCCGCCGGACGCGAGGGGGTTTGGGTCAGCAACGGCGTAGACGACCTCGGCCACCCCCGCCTCGATAAGGGCTTTGGTGCAGGGGGGGGTCGCGCCATAATGGTTGCAGGGCTCTAACGTGACATAGGCGACCGCCCCGCGGGCCTCGGCGCCGGCCGCCTTGAGCGCGGCAATTTCGGCATGATCTGCGCCGGGGCGCGGATGGTATCCCTCGCCCACGATCTGACCGCCTTTGACGAGAACACACCCGACCATCGGATTGGGCGCCGTAAAGCCGGCCCCCAATTCACCGAGGGCGGCAGCCCGGTCCATGCATATATCGTCCGTGAGCGTCATCAAGGTCCCGTACCATCAAGCCGACAGAGATCCCCCGGGACAAAGGGATGGCAATAGGGTCAGCGTACCGCCACGGGCACGCCCCCGCCCGCTCGTCAATGAGCGAGACCAATCACGCTTTCTCTCATCCGGACTATCACCGTCGGCTCTGGACTCTCACCAGATCATGCCGCCCCCTAAAGAAGGAAGCCGCTCGCGGGCTCAGGCCAAGGGCCAATACCGCCGGTGGGGACTTTCACCCCGCCCCGAAAGCTCTGTTGAAAACTATCTAAGGTGAGGGAGGCAGGCTGGCAAGCGCCCCCCCGTCCTTCAGCGAACGCCGGGCAGGTTGAGGATCCGGCGGTCCCGCGAAATGACGACGGGGTCGCCGCCGGTCACGGACTCAATCGCTTCTGCCCGCTCCTGCTTCCAGGCCTCGGCATCCTCGACCCGCAACGGCGCATCGGTATCGTCGATCTCGCCCCCGGCAAAGTCCCAAAAAATAAGCTGATTGGCCAGGCTGGCATTCTTCTCAGCCCGCCCGCCATTCTCGGCGTCCAAAATCTCCCGGATATTGGAGTCCGCCTCGACCGCGCCAGCACTCTCCAAAAGCGCCAGTTCACCATTCGATGGCGGGGCCGCATTTACATCGCCGATCAACAATTGCCGTGTCCGTTCGGAGGTGGAGAGGGCCTCAGGCCGGGTTTCGCCCGGTTTCGGGGGGCGCAGGGCGAAATCAGGCGGCACCGTCAACGGGGCCTTGGTGACGATCGCAAACTCGTCCGGAGAGGATTTCCCTCCCCCCAACACCCCCCGATTGCTGCCGCAGGCGGCAAGGGCGAGGGCGGCCCCCGATAAGAGGACGAGGTGAGACAAGCGTACCATATTAGCGATCCTCAGCAGTCTGCGCATGGTCATCATCAGGCTGTTTAGGGAGATGATCCTCCCCAGGAAACCCTGTTTGAACTTTCCGTTCGGTAGGGTTTGGAGCAGCCGTCCTGTCCCGGTTCGGGACAATGAAGAAGGCATCATAGGCAAGCGCCGCCACACCCAAATTGATCGACGTATCGGCGATATTGAATTTCCACGGAAATCCAATAGCCGAGAAATCGAGAAAATCGACCACATAGCCGTAGAAGGTTCGATCGATCGCATTTCCGACGGCCCCGCCGACAATCAGCCCCGCGCCGAGGGCGGCGATCCGCCGGTCAAGGCGCCCCGCCCAATGAACAAACCCCGCGGCCACGCCGAGGGCCAGGACGGTCAGTAAAATGCGAGACGTCATCCCCCCTGCGAAAAACCCGAAACTCACCCCTCGGTTCTCCACATAGGTCAGATCGAAAAAGGGCGTCAGATCGAGATGCCCAAAGCGCCGCCCCGGCAAATCGATGAGGTGCAGGATGGCCATTTTGGTCATCTGATCGAGCAGGATCGTCACCGCGGCCACCCCGCAGGTCAGGGCGAAAACCGGATTCCCCCGCGCCGCCGTGAGCCATTCCTTGATCGCCGTCATGCCGAGACCACGGCGGCGCAGCGGCGACACAGGCCGGTTTCATCGGCAACCTCGTCGAGGACACGCCAGCAGCGTGCGCATTTCTTCCCGGACGCCAGGTCCACGACGACCGCGACGCCAGGAATTTCAGGGAGACGGTAAGCTGCGTCCGGCGCCGCCCCCTCGGCCAATTCAGCGCTCGAGGTAATTGCGACTTCCGCCCAATCGACATCCGCCACGGCCCCCCGGAGATCGGGATCCTCAATGAAGACGAGCGGTTTTGCCTCAAGCGACGCCCCAAGCCGATCATCGCGTCGCGCCGCTTCGATACTCCCCGTAATAACCCGGCGGACTCTCCTGATCTTCGCCCACCGGTCGAGTAGCGGCATGTCCGCCCATTGCGCGTCAGGCTCGGTGAACATGCCCAAATGGATCGATCCATCAACCGCAGGATACCGGCTGTGGAAAGCCTCCTCCGTGGTGAAGGGCATGATCGGCGCCATCCATTTGAGAAGATAGTCGAGCACGATCGACATGACGGTCCGAACACCGCGCCGTTTCACAAGGCTTGGGTCGTCGCAGTAAAGACAATCTTTGCGGATATCGAAATAGAAAGCCGAGAGGTCCATACTGGCGAATTCGGTCACAGCCCGCCATGCGGCATTGAAGTCGAACGCCGAATAGCCCGCGACGACCTCGGCATGAACTTCGCTGACCCGCGCCAGAATATAACGCTCCAGCTCATCTAAGTCAGCATAAGGTGTTTTCTCAGCGGCTTCGAAACCCTTAAGGGCCGCAAGAGCGTAGCGGAGGGTGTTACGTAGCTTCCGATAGGCATCGACGGCGGACCCGATAATCTCGTCACCAATTCGCACATCCTCGCTGTAGTCGGAACTGGCCACCCAGATACGGAGAATATCGGCCCCATACTTCTTGACGATATCTTCAGGCGCCACCGTATTCCCAAGCGACTTTGACATCTTATAGCCCTTGGCATCGAGGACAAAGCCATGGGTAAGAATGCCGTCGAAGGGCGCGCGCTCCCTCAACCCGCACCCGATCAACAGGCTGGATTGAAACCACCCCCGATGTTGATCTGAGCCTTCGAGATAGAGATCCGCCGGCCAGCGGAGGTCTTCCCGCGCCTCGAGCACTGTTGCATGGGTCGACCCTGA
This window harbors:
- a CDS encoding DUF3035 domain-containing protein gives rise to the protein MVRLSHLVLLSGAALALAACGSNRGVLGGGKSSPDEFAIVTKAPLTVPPDFALRPPKPGETRPEALSTSERTRQLLIGDVNAAPPSNGELALLESAGAVEADSNIREILDAENGGRAEKNASLANQLIFWDFAGGEIDDTDAPLRVEDAEAWKQERAEAIESVTGGDPVVISRDRRILNLPGVR
- the ribE gene encoding riboflavin synthase — its product is MFTGLIEEMGTLLDRSMTEGGATLTIEAAKVLEGVAFGDSIAVEGVCLSVTSFTPSQFTVGLAPETLSRTTLGALSFGAPLNLERSLTPVSRMGGHYVQGHVDGTGRIHTVKADGDALLIRIDCGPELLKYIVPKGYIAVDGTSLTVIDVDDAGFTLTLIAHTQPLVTLGKKREGDPVNLETDILGKYAEKFLQGGK
- the ruvB gene encoding Holliday junction branch migration DNA helicase RuvB; protein product: MTEARLTDPQPQEDDQDRALRPTRLADFQGQAQVKANLSIFVNAARQRGEAMDHVLLHGPPGLGKTTLARIVAEELGVGFRSTSGPVISKAGDLAAILTGLDPHDVLFIDEIHRLTPTVEEILYPAMEDFRLDILIGEGPSARSVTIDLPPFTLIGATTRSGLLAKPLLDRFGIPLRLQFYTEEELKGIILRGADRLSTPLTTEGAGEIARRSRGTPRVAGRLLRRVRDVATVEGTLPITEEVATKALRRLDVDQLGLEMLDRRYLEIIVTHFGGGPVGVDTLAASLAEARDAVEDVIEPFLLQQGLIQRTPRGRKVTDRAYRHLGLPPPSAKETDPVLI
- the folE gene encoding GTP cyclohydrolase I FolE; the protein is MTKANRPSRADAEEAVRTILSYIGEDPQREGLIDTPKRFIGAYDDWFKGYSEDPEEFLSRTFEEVEGYDDIVLLRNIRVESHCEHHVAPIIGTAHVGYLPSDRVVGLSKIARVVDAYSKRLQSQETLTNQIAGALDRVLQPRGVAVIIDAEHQCISTRGIHKDDISCVTRSFTGDFKADPRMEDRFYRLIGG
- the ribD gene encoding bifunctional diaminohydroxyphosphoribosylaminopyrimidine deaminase/5-amino-6-(5-phosphoribosylamino)uracil reductase RibD → MTLTDDICMDRAAALGELGAGFTAPNPMVGCVLVKGGQIVGEGYHPRPGADHAEIAALKAAGAEARGAVAYVTLEPCNHYGATPPCTKALIEAGVAEVVYAVADPNPLASGGRETLQAAGIAVRAHPTLAASRLTDAWRFSLTADRPWVAAKFAATLDGRVATRGGDSQWITGPAARARSHDLRQRSGAIVVGVGTVLADNPALNPRPEGRAAAETLKVIFDSQARTPPHAACLSSPGPVLLITAEDAPGAAKSALKESGAHIISVQRENEGLCLRSALHCLRADFGCLSIMVEGGGRLLGSFADAGLIDEVWAFLAPKILGGGQCAVDGHGPSRIGEAMALTDVSIEMAGPDFLIRGRVPRGSES
- the ybgC gene encoding tol-pal system-associated acyl-CoA thioesterase — protein: MTDTGNNSLSIRIYYEDTDAGGIVYHANYLKYFERGRTEALRRVHGDISNLASDPASPILFVVASIQVDFKRPGHLDDIIRIKTDLVHAKGARLIFDQRAYRGDTLLVRADVVVAATDGTGRPCRLPASLAAALLPNGSAAN
- the ruvA gene encoding Holliday junction branch migration protein RuvA — its product is MIAALHGTVSVLSGENAIIDVNGVGYEVAATPRLLSSLAQGQEVRLITETLVAETYIRLVAFQTIEERLTFRLLQTVQGVGAKAALAILSALTPADLFDAVEAGDKAMVARAQGVGPKLALRIVTELKGKCGGIVGAFPAVASPRATSAAAVDSPAEDAVAALVALGFDHGAARRTISTLPDLETSRTEDLITAGLKTLAAS
- the lspA gene encoding signal peptidase II — encoded protein: MSPLRRRGLGMTAIKEWLTAARGNPVFALTCGVAAVTILLDQMTKMAILHLIDLPGRRFGHLDLTPFFDLTYVENRGVSFGFFAGGMTSRILLTVLALGVAAGFVHWAGRLDRRIAALGAGLIVGGAVGNAIDRTFYGYVVDFLDFSAIGFPWKFNIADTSINLGVAALAYDAFFIVPNRDRTAAPNPTERKVQTGFPGEDHLPKQPDDDHAQTAEDR
- the ribB gene encoding 3,4-dihydroxy-2-butanone-4-phosphate synthase, translating into MSFVSVEEAAKAVAAGRFVIICDDEGRENEGDLMIAAEFADADAVNFCTIHGRGLICCAVEPAIADRLGLQLMVPQKDNRSGFGTAFTVSVEAREGVTTGISAADRARTIEVLCDPKSTPEDLVSPGHMFPLRAHPEGTLGRGGQTEASVDLARIAGCRPAGVICEVMNEDGTMARRDDLMKVAAKHDIPMVTVEAIKAYRKAKKVEAA
- the ribE gene encoding 6,7-dimethyl-8-ribityllumazine synthase, translated to MVKRIHPLATGTDRRVAIVDTAWNDFIVRNLTEGAIETLKRQGVADDHILHVTVPGAFELPIAVRQLAETGAVDAIVALGCVIRGATPHFEFVAGEAAKGVASVMADTGVPVAFGVLTTDTIDQAIERAGTKLGNKGAEAASVAIEMIGTLAALKGMRRDES
- the ruvC gene encoding crossover junction endodeoxyribonuclease RuvC; the encoded protein is MERCVRIIGIDPGLRATGWGVIETEGTRLRFVASGFIRPATKTDLAQRLYRLSCELAAVLDSHRPDEAAVEETFVNADPRSALKLGQARGICLAGPAALGCPVAEYAPNTIKKAVVGVGHADKRQVAAMVARLLPKAGTPANDEADALAIAICHASHRGSFQGCGQRVAV